In the genome of Sorangium aterium, one region contains:
- a CDS encoding alpha/beta hydrolase family protein, which translates to MNRFVGCRSLTVRDPMNDLSFPVLVMYPTHVPAEAVAMGPYSIEVAWNAPVHGGPLPFVLISHGGGGTPLGYRTLASHLAQSGYVVAMPEHPGDNRNDRSLTEAIENLERRPRHARLAVDAVCSDAELGPRLQRDDIAVIGHSMGGYTALALAGGQPWTGPGQRVAVTKDPRVKALVLMAPAACWFVPNDALKDVEAPILLLVAEHDRIAPRWQGQLVLDLVPDPSRVTFKVVENANHYSFLSPFPPQMRRPDFLPALDRAGFDREAFQRQLERDVREFLDTALRQSPSPPPPR; encoded by the coding sequence ATGAATCGATTCGTGGGCTGCCGCAGCCTGACCGTTCGAGACCCGATGAACGACCTCTCGTTCCCGGTCCTCGTGATGTACCCGACGCACGTCCCTGCCGAGGCCGTCGCCATGGGGCCTTACTCGATCGAGGTGGCCTGGAATGCGCCCGTGCACGGCGGCCCTCTCCCCTTCGTGCTCATCTCGCACGGCGGCGGCGGGACGCCGCTCGGGTATCGGACGCTCGCGTCCCACCTCGCACAGAGCGGCTATGTCGTCGCGATGCCCGAGCACCCCGGGGACAACCGCAACGATCGGTCCCTCACCGAGGCGATCGAGAACCTGGAGCGTCGACCCCGGCACGCCCGGCTGGCGGTGGACGCTGTCTGCTCCGACGCGGAGCTCGGGCCTCGCCTGCAGCGCGACGACATCGCCGTCATCGGGCACTCGATGGGCGGCTACACCGCGCTCGCCCTCGCGGGCGGGCAGCCCTGGACGGGGCCGGGGCAGAGGGTCGCGGTCACGAAGGACCCGCGCGTCAAGGCGCTGGTCTTGATGGCCCCCGCGGCGTGCTGGTTCGTGCCCAACGACGCCTTGAAGGACGTCGAGGCGCCCATCCTCCTGCTCGTGGCGGAGCACGACCGCATCGCGCCGAGATGGCAGGGGCAGCTCGTCCTCGACCTCGTCCCCGACCCGAGCCGGGTCACGTTCAAGGTCGTCGAGAACGCGAACCATTACTCGTTCCTGAGCCCGTTTCCTCCCCAGATGCGGCGCCCGGACTTCCTACCCGCGCTCGATCGCGCCGGGTTCGATCGGGAGGCGTTCCAGCGCCAGCTCGAGCGCGACGTGCGCGAGTTCCTCGACACAGCGCTGCGGCAGAGCCCTTCGCCGCCGCCACCACGATAG
- a CDS encoding AraC family transcriptional regulator, producing MTEGAENAYIARFRRVLEHIDAHLDEDLTLERLSGIAAFSKYHFHRQFSELFGMGVHEYVKLVRLRSASYRLALPDREHARIIDIAMASGYESPEAFSRAFKRAFGQSPSEFREQPRWDPWHATHERLRETRALPMKAAHRAEDVAIVRFNETRVAAFEHRGDPKRILESVRRFIAWRKENKLPPRVSATFNILYDDPAESPPEAYRADLCAGIHRPIAENPHGVVEKAIPGGRCAVLRHVGCDDTLYVAVRYLYATWLPMSGEELRDFPLFLQRVRFFPEVPDHEAVTDVFLPLQ from the coding sequence TTGACCGAAGGCGCCGAGAACGCGTATATCGCCAGGTTCCGCAGGGTGCTCGAGCACATCGACGCGCACCTGGACGAGGACTTGACGCTCGAGCGGCTGAGCGGCATCGCCGCGTTCTCGAAGTACCATTTTCACCGGCAGTTCTCCGAGCTGTTCGGAATGGGGGTTCACGAGTACGTGAAGCTCGTCCGCCTGCGGAGCGCGTCCTACCGGCTCGCGCTCCCGGACCGGGAGCACGCCCGGATCATCGATATCGCGATGGCGAGCGGCTACGAGAGCCCCGAGGCCTTCTCGCGCGCCTTCAAGAGAGCGTTCGGGCAGTCCCCCTCCGAGTTCCGGGAGCAGCCCCGGTGGGATCCTTGGCACGCGACCCATGAGCGCCTGAGAGAGACAAGGGCCCTCCCCATGAAGGCCGCTCACCGCGCCGAGGACGTGGCGATCGTGCGGTTCAACGAGACGCGCGTCGCGGCCTTCGAGCATCGCGGCGACCCGAAGCGGATCCTGGAATCGGTGCGCCGGTTCATCGCGTGGCGCAAGGAGAACAAGCTCCCGCCGAGGGTCAGCGCGACCTTCAACATCCTGTACGACGACCCGGCCGAGTCCCCGCCGGAGGCCTACCGCGCGGACCTCTGCGCGGGCATCCACCGCCCCATTGCAGAGAACCCGCACGGCGTCGTCGAGAAGGCGATCCCCGGCGGCCGCTGCGCCGTCCTGCGGCACGTCGGGTGCGACGACACGCTCTACGTGGCGGTGAGGTACCTCTATGCGACCTGGCTCCCCATGAGCGGAGAGGAGCTGCGGGATTTCCCGCTCTTCCTGCAGCGGGTGCGCTTCTTCCCGGAGGTGCCCGATCACGAGGCCGTCACAGACGTCTTCCTCCCGCTCCAGTGA
- a CDS encoding LLM class flavin-dependent oxidoreductase: MIPFSVLDLAPIVQGGDAAQALRNSLDLARHAERLGYHRYWLAEHHNMGGVASAATSIVIAHVAAGTSTIRVGAGGIMLPNHAPLVIAEQFGTLASLFPGRIDLGLGRAPGSDPITARALRRNLAGDADGFPQDVLELMGYFRPAEPGQLVQAVPGAGLRVPIWILGSSLFGAQLAAALGLPYAFASHFSPGQMAQAIALYRREFRPSDRLAEPRVMLGINVVAAGTDDEARRLWTSLQQAFVNLRRGRPGPFPPPVDDFERDLSPLDRAGLEQALACSVAGSPETVRRWLDAFITRTRADELIVSSPIFDHAARVRSLELTAAVRDELARAG; the protein is encoded by the coding sequence ATGATTCCTTTCTCCGTTCTCGACCTAGCTCCGATCGTCCAGGGCGGAGATGCCGCGCAGGCGCTCCGCAACTCGCTCGATCTCGCGCGCCACGCCGAGCGGCTCGGCTATCACCGCTACTGGCTGGCCGAGCACCACAACATGGGCGGCGTCGCCAGCGCCGCGACGTCGATCGTGATCGCGCACGTGGCCGCCGGCACCTCGACGATCCGCGTCGGCGCGGGCGGGATCATGCTGCCGAACCACGCGCCGCTCGTGATCGCGGAGCAGTTCGGCACGCTGGCGTCGCTCTTTCCGGGGCGCATCGATCTGGGCCTCGGGCGCGCGCCGGGCTCCGACCCGATCACCGCCCGCGCGCTCAGGCGCAACCTGGCCGGCGACGCCGACGGCTTCCCCCAGGACGTCCTGGAGCTGATGGGCTACTTCCGCCCGGCGGAGCCCGGCCAGCTCGTGCAGGCCGTGCCCGGCGCCGGGCTCCGCGTGCCGATCTGGATCCTCGGCTCCAGCCTCTTCGGCGCGCAGCTCGCCGCGGCGCTCGGCCTCCCCTACGCCTTCGCCTCGCACTTCTCGCCGGGCCAGATGGCGCAGGCGATCGCGCTGTACCGAAGGGAGTTCCGCCCCTCGGATCGGCTCGCAGAGCCCCGCGTCATGCTGGGGATCAACGTGGTCGCCGCCGGTACCGACGACGAGGCGCGCCGGCTGTGGACCTCGCTCCAGCAGGCCTTCGTCAACCTGCGCCGCGGCCGGCCGGGGCCCTTTCCGCCGCCCGTCGACGACTTCGAGCGCGACCTGAGTCCCCTCGACCGCGCCGGCCTGGAGCAGGCGCTGGCCTGCTCGGTCGCCGGCTCGCCCGAGACCGTGCGGCGGTGGCTGGACGCCTTCATCACCCGCACCCGCGCCGACGAGCTCATCGTGAGCTCGCCGATCTTCGATCACGCCGCGCGCGTGCGCTCGCTCGAGCTCACGGCCGCGGTGCGCGACGAGCTCGCCCGCGCCGGGTGA
- a CDS encoding HEAT repeat domain-containing protein, which translates to MRRSSSPLRRLPQVLLVVAASAAAVASPGGAAATLWPNVPEQIARALTSGDALERRLAATRVGELAPETAIRLIQRGMSDPDVEVRLHLAGAAVRLRMPRAGDLVIEWLGEGDARLRLAACDVIRAAPTDRSVVALGRVLGDPDPHVRLAAATAMGAAGLPDAVSPLLGHLDDTAPEVRAEVARALGRIGDARAVVPLIGKVQDSVPEVRKATARALGELGDPRAVSALLLALQDASQDVRVEAVTALGRLRSDDATSAIADLVTASPGAAGAFPGARPSDSAASSNDVREAALRALGRIGSEAAVKALLAALAKDNPAAPRSAVRDALVSAGAAAVPALVGALSAAPSANTAAGAALVLGELKAREALPALVRGMQRGVVPLRHGLRALGALGDPAALPSVLELLGDADPAVRAEAIRAATALLDPARPDGRAVDPARALLVDPATASDEKLALVQLLGRTGSPRAQAALLPLAKARSTPLRLAVIEALGAARAAGTLGAAVDAALLEALDDESADVRLRAAIALSRVAGPGSARPLLQRLTVAAEQDRGALGIALSGALSRADDAGSAGGATDAKAARDASGKGLVHEVAAAIASAPDAARDALIEGLGRMPGQAAGAALARMASAAPIDDRRKIAEALAGHPEAAAALRKLAGDPDPGVRANAVWSLGAAGDKDALPLLAPLLKDPDAAVAGNAAGAIGRAAGRAGQPARAAAALCAALPDARPYVRANALAALTVAGARCDGGAARDLLARDPAEAVRLAAADHLARSGADDDRRALARCAAEDRNATVAGRCARPAPPRAPAAAAEDVVVFVVPFDAGRGGSARDAPAPRAPFALLRADGLMRLGVADRRGELFERGAPRGPIRLTVPAPLVK; encoded by the coding sequence GTGCGCCGTTCGTCCTCGCCGCTGCGCCGCCTGCCGCAGGTCCTGCTCGTCGTCGCCGCCTCGGCCGCCGCGGTCGCGTCGCCCGGGGGAGCGGCCGCGACCCTCTGGCCCAACGTGCCGGAGCAGATCGCGCGTGCGCTCACGTCGGGCGACGCCCTGGAGCGGCGCCTGGCCGCGACCCGCGTCGGCGAGCTCGCCCCGGAGACGGCGATCCGGCTGATCCAGCGAGGCATGAGCGATCCCGACGTCGAGGTGCGGCTGCACCTCGCCGGGGCGGCCGTGCGCCTGCGGATGCCGCGCGCGGGGGACCTCGTGATCGAGTGGCTCGGCGAGGGCGACGCGCGCCTGCGGCTCGCGGCCTGCGACGTGATCCGCGCGGCGCCCACCGACCGCTCCGTCGTCGCGCTCGGGCGGGTGCTCGGCGATCCCGATCCGCACGTCCGCCTCGCCGCCGCGACCGCGATGGGCGCGGCGGGGCTCCCGGACGCTGTCTCGCCGCTGCTCGGCCACCTCGACGACACCGCGCCGGAGGTGCGCGCGGAGGTCGCGCGCGCGCTCGGCCGGATCGGCGACGCGCGCGCGGTCGTGCCGCTGATCGGCAAGGTGCAGGACTCGGTGCCGGAGGTCCGCAAGGCCACGGCGCGCGCGCTCGGAGAGCTCGGAGACCCGCGCGCGGTCAGCGCGCTGCTGCTCGCGCTCCAGGACGCATCCCAGGACGTGCGCGTCGAGGCGGTGACCGCCCTCGGCCGGCTGCGCTCGGACGACGCGACGTCCGCGATCGCCGATCTCGTCACGGCGTCGCCGGGGGCCGCCGGCGCGTTCCCGGGGGCGCGGCCGTCCGACAGCGCCGCCTCGAGCAACGACGTGCGGGAGGCGGCGCTCCGGGCGCTCGGCCGCATCGGCTCCGAAGCGGCCGTGAAGGCGCTGCTCGCGGCGCTCGCGAAGGACAACCCCGCGGCGCCGCGCTCCGCGGTCCGCGACGCCCTCGTCAGCGCCGGCGCCGCGGCCGTCCCCGCGCTCGTCGGCGCGCTCTCGGCCGCGCCGTCGGCCAACACGGCGGCGGGCGCCGCCCTCGTGCTCGGCGAGCTCAAGGCGAGGGAAGCGCTGCCCGCGCTCGTCCGGGGGATGCAGCGGGGCGTCGTCCCGCTCCGGCACGGACTCCGCGCCCTGGGCGCGCTCGGCGATCCCGCGGCGCTGCCCAGCGTGCTGGAGCTGCTCGGCGACGCCGACCCCGCGGTCCGCGCGGAGGCCATCCGCGCCGCGACCGCGCTGCTCGATCCAGCGCGGCCCGACGGGCGTGCGGTGGATCCCGCGCGCGCCCTGCTCGTCGATCCGGCGACCGCGTCCGACGAGAAGCTCGCCCTCGTCCAGCTGCTCGGGCGCACCGGCTCGCCGCGCGCGCAGGCGGCGCTGCTGCCGCTCGCCAAGGCGCGCTCCACGCCGCTCCGCCTCGCCGTGATCGAGGCGCTCGGGGCCGCGCGCGCGGCGGGGACGCTCGGCGCGGCCGTGGACGCCGCCCTGCTCGAGGCGCTCGACGACGAGTCGGCCGACGTGCGCCTCCGGGCGGCGATCGCGCTCTCCCGCGTCGCCGGCCCAGGGAGCGCGCGGCCGCTGCTCCAGCGCCTCACGGTCGCGGCGGAGCAGGACCGCGGCGCGCTCGGCATCGCGCTCTCGGGCGCCCTGTCGCGCGCGGACGACGCCGGGAGCGCCGGCGGCGCGACGGACGCGAAGGCCGCGCGCGACGCGAGCGGCAAGGGCCTCGTCCACGAGGTCGCGGCCGCGATCGCGAGCGCGCCGGACGCCGCGCGCGACGCGCTGATCGAGGGGCTCGGGCGCATGCCGGGGCAGGCCGCGGGCGCCGCGCTCGCGCGGATGGCCTCGGCGGCGCCCATCGACGATCGCCGCAAGATCGCCGAGGCGCTCGCGGGGCACCCGGAGGCCGCCGCCGCGCTCCGCAAGCTCGCGGGCGATCCGGATCCCGGCGTCCGCGCCAACGCGGTCTGGTCGCTGGGCGCGGCGGGGGACAAGGACGCGCTGCCGCTGCTCGCGCCGCTCCTCAAGGACCCCGACGCCGCCGTGGCGGGCAACGCGGCGGGCGCGATCGGGCGCGCCGCGGGCCGCGCCGGGCAGCCGGCCCGCGCGGCCGCGGCGCTCTGCGCGGCGCTGCCCGACGCGCGCCCCTACGTGCGGGCCAACGCGCTCGCGGCCCTCACCGTGGCCGGCGCCCGCTGCGACGGCGGCGCGGCCCGCGACCTGCTCGCGCGCGACCCCGCCGAGGCGGTCCGCCTCGCGGCCGCCGACCACCTCGCGCGGAGCGGCGCCGACGACGATCGCCGCGCGCTCGCGCGCTGCGCCGCCGAGGACAGGAACGCCACGGTCGCCGGGCGCTGCGCCCGCCCCGCGCCGCCCCGCGCGCCGGCCGCCGCCGCCGAGGACGTCGTGGTCTTCGTCGTCCCGTTCGACGCGGGCCGGGGCGGCTCGGCCCGCGACGCGCCGGCCCCGCGCGCGCCCTTCGCGCTCCTGCGCGCGGACGGGCTCATGCGCCTCGGCGTCGCGGACCGGCGCGGAGAGCTGTTCGAGCGCGGCGCTCCCCGGGGGCCGATCCGCCTGACCGTCCCGGCCCCGCTCGTGAAGTGA
- a CDS encoding tellurite resistance TerB family protein: MLDKLSREERLQLMRFICSFAWADLQVRDQEREFVRKMILRLHLDAEETKQVRGWLELPPAADDVDPMKIPRAHRQLFLDAAREMISSDGEIGEEERESLSLLDQLTR, translated from the coding sequence ATGCTCGACAAGCTTTCTCGCGAAGAACGCCTCCAGCTGATGCGGTTCATCTGCTCGTTCGCCTGGGCCGACCTCCAGGTGCGCGACCAGGAGCGCGAGTTCGTGCGCAAGATGATCCTGCGGCTCCACCTGGACGCGGAGGAGACCAAGCAGGTGCGCGGCTGGCTCGAGCTGCCGCCCGCGGCCGACGACGTGGATCCGATGAAGATCCCGCGCGCGCACCGGCAGCTCTTCCTGGACGCCGCGCGCGAGATGATCTCGTCCGACGGCGAGATCGGCGAGGAAGAGCGCGAGAGCCTGAGCCTGCTGGATCAGCTCACGCGCTGA
- the purE gene encoding 5-(carboxyamino)imidazole ribonucleotide mutase, with amino-acid sequence MGASSAEKPWVGVIMGGKSDYEHLAVTSELLTQLGIPHEVRVVSAHRTPDRMFEYASTAAERGIEVIIAAAGGAAHLPGMVAAKTVLPVIGVPIPATALNGMDALLSIVQMPKGVPVATMAIGKPGAANAALFAAAVLSGKHPELRERLAAFRGAQEAAVLRDSVIV; translated from the coding sequence ATGGGAGCGAGCTCGGCCGAGAAGCCCTGGGTCGGCGTGATCATGGGCGGCAAGAGCGACTACGAGCACCTCGCCGTCACGAGCGAGCTTCTCACGCAGCTCGGCATCCCGCACGAGGTGCGCGTCGTCTCGGCGCACCGCACGCCGGACCGGATGTTCGAGTACGCGAGCACGGCCGCGGAGCGCGGGATCGAGGTGATCATCGCCGCCGCCGGCGGCGCCGCCCACCTGCCCGGGATGGTCGCCGCGAAGACGGTGCTGCCCGTCATCGGCGTCCCCATCCCCGCCACGGCGCTGAACGGCATGGACGCGCTGCTCTCGATCGTCCAGATGCCGAAGGGCGTCCCCGTCGCCACGATGGCGATCGGCAAGCCCGGGGCGGCCAACGCGGCCCTGTTCGCGGCGGCGGTCCTGTCGGGCAAGCACCCGGAGCTCCGCGAGCGCCTCGCCGCCTTCCGCGGCGCCCAGGAGGCGGCGGTGCTACGCGACTCGGTCATCGTCTAG
- the purK gene encoding 5-(carboxyamino)imidazole ribonucleotide synthase — protein sequence MPIAPGSTLGILGGGQLGRMTALAARTLGYKVHALDPDPDCPARSVLDRCIVASFDDVAQAAELASQCDVVTLEIEKIATDGLVAAARFAPVRPSADVLAMVQDRGVQKGWLSRNGFPVGPFREVATSEQLLEATRAMGGACFVKSCVGGYDGRGQLRLSGNARLNDGADGGAGGVGDLEREAAALFASLGGQRCVVEQALDLEAELSVLVARSPSGKLAVYPPALNHHVDQILDWSLLPGPLSAAVTGQAVQIALDLAVGLRVEGLLVVELFLLKDGRLLINELAPRPHNSYHASEVACATSQFEQAVRAVCDLPLGSVEIVRPAAILNLLGDVWLGGAPPPFEAALEIPGVRLHLYGKRVARPGRKMGHLSATGRTPEEALVAAKLAMARLSAQAGLPPLSGR from the coding sequence ATGCCCATCGCTCCCGGCTCTACGCTCGGTATCCTCGGTGGCGGCCAGCTCGGCCGCATGACGGCGCTGGCCGCCCGCACGCTCGGGTACAAGGTCCACGCCCTCGACCCCGACCCGGACTGCCCGGCCCGTTCGGTGCTCGATCGCTGCATCGTCGCCTCGTTCGACGACGTTGCGCAGGCGGCGGAGCTCGCGTCGCAGTGCGACGTGGTGACGCTCGAAATCGAGAAGATCGCCACGGACGGCCTCGTGGCCGCAGCCCGGTTCGCGCCGGTGCGCCCGTCGGCCGACGTGCTGGCCATGGTGCAGGACCGCGGCGTCCAGAAGGGGTGGCTGTCGCGCAACGGCTTCCCGGTGGGGCCCTTCCGCGAGGTCGCGACGAGCGAGCAGCTCCTCGAGGCGACGCGCGCCATGGGCGGGGCGTGCTTCGTGAAGTCGTGCGTCGGCGGGTACGACGGCCGCGGCCAGCTGCGGCTCTCGGGGAACGCCCGGTTGAACGATGGCGCCGACGGCGGCGCTGGCGGCGTCGGCGACCTCGAGCGCGAGGCCGCGGCGCTCTTCGCGTCGCTCGGCGGCCAGCGCTGCGTGGTCGAGCAGGCGCTCGACCTCGAGGCCGAGCTCTCCGTGCTCGTCGCGCGGAGCCCGAGCGGCAAGCTCGCGGTCTACCCGCCGGCGCTGAACCACCACGTCGACCAGATCCTCGACTGGTCGCTGCTGCCGGGCCCGCTCTCGGCCGCGGTGACGGGGCAGGCGGTCCAGATCGCGCTCGACCTCGCGGTCGGCCTGCGCGTCGAGGGGTTGCTCGTCGTCGAGCTCTTCCTGCTCAAGGACGGCCGCCTGCTCATCAACGAGCTCGCCCCGCGGCCCCACAACAGCTACCACGCCTCCGAGGTCGCCTGCGCGACGAGCCAGTTCGAGCAGGCGGTCCGCGCCGTGTGCGACCTGCCGCTCGGCTCGGTCGAGATCGTCCGCCCCGCAGCGATCCTCAACCTGCTCGGCGACGTCTGGCTCGGCGGCGCGCCGCCGCCGTTCGAGGCCGCGCTGGAGATCCCGGGCGTCCGGCTCCACCTCTACGGCAAGCGGGTCGCCCGCCCCGGCCGCAAGATGGGCCACCTCTCCGCCACGGGCCGCACGCCGGAGGAGGCGCTCGTCGCCGCGAAGCTCGCGATGGCCCGGCTCTCGGCGCAGGCCGGGCTGCCGCCGCTCTCCGGGCGCTGA
- a CDS encoding DUF5050 domain-containing protein: MKRTSFMVLACVSCGLGSVSCGGADAGDDATHETEPQFSVDAQGGVFTGDDGFKIEVPPGAVSAATELTIESIEDSREGAVGPTYRLGPEGQTFAKPIKLTLPITVELEAELGENTVLDAYGFSAPTGSDAFTPLEHHEVSAAELITETTSVGTFYAGMIPAAVMASQHAYPMALAADETYLYFASGGTEATAPADSNDGYIYRVRPGTTEVEAMTAADPDPKALWVNASHVYWASGGDNDPIIPSALKRVDKSTLEMETLVEIGYLLSVIGDESSVYFGDGDGHNIYKMPLDGGAPVVLAADAGAPEYLAQDAENIYWTGGATTNKVYKVAKAGGDVTAIAENEGEPAGIAVDAQFVYWANTGDGGVFKAPIAGGAKTLVYQGGSMGGLALRGSTLFSTDMSRNRSVQAHDLASNSTVVLALGQHFAWRILAPEGQDVFWTNGGDYRFEGQIVSYRAP; encoded by the coding sequence ATGAAAAGAACCTCATTCATGGTGTTGGCGTGCGTGTCGTGCGGGCTGGGCAGCGTGTCGTGCGGGGGGGCGGACGCGGGCGACGACGCCACGCACGAGACTGAGCCCCAGTTCTCCGTCGACGCTCAGGGCGGGGTCTTCACCGGGGATGATGGCTTCAAGATCGAAGTGCCGCCGGGGGCGGTCAGCGCGGCGACGGAGCTCACCATCGAGAGCATCGAGGACTCCCGCGAGGGAGCGGTAGGCCCCACGTACCGCCTCGGTCCGGAGGGGCAGACGTTCGCCAAGCCGATCAAGCTCACGCTGCCGATCACCGTCGAGCTCGAGGCGGAGCTCGGGGAGAATACCGTCCTCGATGCCTACGGCTTCTCCGCGCCGACGGGCTCCGACGCCTTCACGCCGCTCGAGCATCACGAGGTCTCTGCCGCTGAGCTCATCACGGAGACCACCTCCGTTGGCACCTTCTACGCCGGGATGATCCCGGCGGCGGTGATGGCGAGCCAGCACGCCTACCCGATGGCGCTCGCGGCCGACGAGACCTACCTCTACTTCGCGAGCGGCGGCACCGAGGCCACCGCGCCCGCGGACTCGAACGACGGGTACATCTATCGCGTCAGGCCGGGCACCACCGAGGTGGAGGCGATGACCGCGGCGGATCCCGACCCCAAGGCGCTGTGGGTCAACGCGTCCCACGTGTACTGGGCGAGCGGCGGAGACAACGATCCGATCATCCCCTCGGCGCTCAAGCGCGTCGACAAATCGACCCTGGAGATGGAGACGCTCGTCGAGATCGGCTACCTGCTGAGCGTCATCGGAGACGAGTCGTCCGTCTATTTCGGCGACGGCGACGGACACAACATCTACAAGATGCCCCTCGACGGCGGCGCGCCCGTCGTCCTCGCGGCCGACGCCGGCGCTCCGGAGTACCTAGCGCAGGACGCAGAGAACATCTACTGGACCGGCGGCGCCACGACGAACAAGGTCTACAAGGTGGCGAAAGCGGGCGGGGACGTGACCGCCATCGCCGAGAACGAGGGAGAGCCGGCCGGGATCGCGGTGGACGCGCAGTTCGTCTACTGGGCCAACACCGGTGACGGCGGCGTGTTCAAGGCGCCGATCGCCGGAGGAGCGAAGACGCTGGTCTACCAGGGTGGCTCGATGGGGGGGCTGGCCCTCAGGGGCTCGACGCTCTTCTCGACGGACATGAGCCGGAACCGCAGCGTTCAGGCCCACGATCTCGCGAGCAATTCGACCGTCGTGCTCGCGCTGGGCCAGCACTTCGCCTGGCGCATCCTCGCCCCGGAAGGTCAGGACGTGTTCTGGACCAACGGCGGTGATTACCGCTTCGAAGGCCAGATCGTGTCCTACCGCGCTCCTTGA
- a CDS encoding DUF5050 domain-containing protein, whose amino-acid sequence MKRISFIVLACAASGLGSVSCGGAGADDGAAQGNEPQFSVDAQGGVFTSDDGFKIEVPPGAVSAATDITIERVEGAREGRVGPMYLLGPEGQTFDKPITLTLPITVELEAELGENTFLDAYAFTAPADADDFTRLGRHDASPAGVITETPHFSRFQAGMVPPAAMASQHAYPMALAADETYLYFASGGTEATAPADSNDGYIYRVRPGTTEVEAMTAADPDPKALWVNASHVYWASGGDNDPIIPSALKRVDKSTLEMETLVEIGYLLSVIGDESSVYFGDGDGHNIYKMPLDGGAPVVLAADAGAPEYLAQDAENIYWTGGATTNKVYKVAKAGGDVTVIAENEGEPAGIAVDAQFVYWANTGDGGVFKAPIAGGAKTLIYQGGSMGGLALRGSTLFSTDMSRNRSVQAHDLVKNKTTVLALGQHFAWRIIAPEGQDVFWTNGGDYRFEGEIVSYSAP is encoded by the coding sequence ATGAAAAGAATCTCATTCATTGTGCTGGCGTGCGCGGCGAGCGGGCTGGGCAGCGTGTCGTGCGGGGGGGCGGGCGCGGATGACGGCGCCGCGCAGGGGAACGAGCCGCAGTTCTCCGTCGACGCTCAGGGCGGCGTGTTCACCTCGGACGACGGGTTCAAGATCGAAGTGCCGCCGGGCGCGGTCAGCGCGGCGACGGACATCACCATCGAGCGCGTCGAGGGCGCGCGCGAGGGCAGGGTGGGGCCCATGTACCTCCTCGGCCCGGAGGGGCAGACGTTCGACAAGCCGATCACGCTCACGTTGCCGATCACCGTCGAGCTCGAGGCGGAGCTCGGGGAGAATACCTTCCTTGATGCCTACGCCTTCACCGCGCCGGCCGACGCCGATGATTTCACGCGGCTCGGGCGTCATGACGCTTCCCCTGCCGGCGTCATCACGGAGACGCCGCATTTCTCCCGCTTCCAGGCCGGGATGGTCCCGCCGGCGGCGATGGCGAGCCAGCACGCCTACCCGATGGCGCTCGCGGCCGACGAGACCTACCTCTACTTCGCGAGCGGCGGCACCGAGGCCACCGCGCCCGCGGACTCGAACGACGGGTACATCTATCGCGTCAGGCCGGGCACCACCGAGGTGGAGGCGATGACCGCGGCGGATCCCGACCCCAAGGCGCTGTGGGTCAACGCCTCCCACGTGTACTGGGCGAGCGGCGGAGACAACGATCCGATCATCCCCTCGGCGCTCAAGCGCGTCGACAAATCGACCCTGGAGATGGAGACGCTCGTCGAGATCGGCTACCTGCTGAGCGTCATCGGAGACGAGTCGTCCGTCTATTTCGGCGACGGCGACGGACACAACATCTACAAGATGCCCCTCGACGGCGGCGCGCCCGTCGTCCTCGCGGCCGACGCCGGCGCTCCGGAGTACCTGGCGCAGGACGCAGAGAACATCTACTGGACCGGCGGCGCCACGACGAACAAGGTCTACAAGGTGGCGAAAGCGGGCGGGGACGTGACCGTCATCGCCGAGAACGAGGGAGAGCCGGCCGGGATCGCGGTGGACGCGCAGTTCGTCTACTGGGCCAACACCGGTGACGGCGGCGTGTTCAAGGCGCCGATCGCCGGAGGGGCGAAGACGCTGATCTACCAGGGTGGCTCGATGGGGGGGCTGGCCCTCAGGGGCTCGACGCTCTTCTCGACGGACATGAGCCGGAACCGCAGCGTTCAGGCCCACGACCTCGTGAAGAACAAGACCACCGTGCTCGCGCTGGGCCAGCACTTCGCCTGGCGCATCATCGCCCCGGAAGGTCAGGACGTGTTCTGGACCAACGGCGGTGACTACCGCTTCGAAGGCGAGATCGTGTCCTATAGCGCTCCTTGA